From the genome of Brassica oleracea var. oleracea cultivar TO1000 chromosome C4, BOL, whole genome shotgun sequence:
TCTTAATCCCCACTGTGGAATAATGAAACCACGTGGTTGGCCATTCAGTAAAACCCGATATTGAACCGATGATATACATTCCATCATTAACTTAATCCAGTGAAGATCAAAGCCCATCTTTTCTAGTAAAGCCTGAATAAAATCCCATTCTACTCGATCATACGCTTTACTCATATCCGTTTTAATTGCCATGTCCTTTCCCTGACATGCCTTATTAGTCTGTAACCCATGAAACATCTCCTGGGCTATAAGAATGTTATCAGTTATCAAACACCCAGCCACGAAAGCCGATAGAGTTTCTGAAATGAGGGACGGAAGACATGATTTCAGCCGCTGACACAATACCTTTGATATAATTTTATACCCGACATTACATAGACTAATTGGCCTCAGCTCTGTCATTCTCGTTGGACTCTTCGTTTTTGGAATCATACAGATATTAGTAATATTTAATCTTGGATCCATTTCTCCAGAAACCAAAATTTTGTTTACCATTTCTACCAAATCCTTCTTAATAATATGCTAGGAATGTTGAAAAAAAGAGGGTTGTCATGCCGTCCGTCCCTGGTGCCTTTTTTGGGTGTATCATAAATAAAGCCTCTTTAACCCCACTCTCAATCGCTAGCCTCAGAAATCGTTGGTTCATCTGAGGAGTGATACCCGTTGTTACCTCCGCGAGAAAACTTTCGAAGTCTGAAGGTGAAGTGGTACTGAACAGATCTTAAAAATAGTCTACAGCCACTTTTTCCACCATATTATCCTCTGTAATCCAATTCCCCGCAGCATCATATAATCCAACTATCCTATTACGAACTTTGCTTAGTTAAAGCGTGATAAAAAATTTTATTAAGATCCCCAGAAGAATACCACATATTCCTACTTTTCTGATGCCAATAATCTTCTTCATCCTTGTACGCCTCTTGTAACTTCCTGGACACCTCCACTATATCCTCCTAAGATCTTGTATTATCTGGTTGTACTTCTTCGAGAGCTTTCTGTAATTCATTAATCTTTTCCTTTCTGTAAGGTGAATTGTTTTTCCGCCATTTTGTAATTTCGTGTCGACAGTGCAAATTTTAGCCACTATATCATCCTCTCTTCCTACACTATGATCGGACCAGCCCATTGAAATGGACTCCATAAGGCCCTCTTGTCCAACCCATCTCTTATCAAAACGAAATTGCCCCTTCCTCCTGGGAACTTTATCCTCTAGGAACGCCACCACGGGCCAATGATCAGACGCCACCACGGGCCGATGATCAGACGCCACCACTGGCCGATGATCAGACGCCACCATCCTTAAATATTCTGTATAAGAACAGGGGAATAGAGTATGCCACTCCTCATTTGCTAAGGCACGGTCTAAACGACATCTAACCGTAAACGCCCCTTTTCCTTTTCCTCTTCGCCCTTGCCATGACAGTTTGTTACCCCGAGCCGGAAACTCCAATAAGCCAATGTTTCGTATCATATCATTAAAGGGAATAAATGAGTCCGCACTTCTCAGAGCTCCTCCATCTTTTTCATGATTTCCAGTAATTTCATTTAAATCTTCAATAATAAACCAGGGTTCGGATCTTGAAAGTTCATACCGAGATAATCGTTCCCATACTTGTTCCCTCAATTGTTGAACCGGATCTCCATAAACAAATGTTAGAAACACTCTTTTCTCCAAAGCCACAGCTTCCACATCTATCATTCGGTTACTTGACTATAGAATCTTAATCTGATACTCATTATTATAATAAAGTGCTAATCCACCACTTCTTCCATTTGGGTCCACTGTAACCAGATTATCGAATCCCGAGTGAAGTTGAACTCTCTGTACAAAGTCAAATTCCTGCTTTGTTTCTGATAAAAATAAAAAATCTGGTTTGTGTTTGTGTCATATCTCCCTCAGATAACTCATGGTCCATTTACTTCCCATTCCTCGACAGTTCCAACTTAGAACTTTCATAAAAAAAAATATTTAAGGATTTGCACCCATGATATAACCCGCCAGGTATAAAGAGACCCGGAATTGACCTTGTATCAAAAAAATTCCCATTCCTGTTTCAAAACAGTACGTATCTTTGTTGTAAAAAATACAATCTAATACTGGAGCAGCAACCGCTAGCGCTAGCCATGTCCTTTGCAAATGTATTGCTCAAACCGAATATGCTAACTCCAAAACCAATAACATTTTCAAAAAACCAACAGGGACGCTCTTCTTTTATACGACCAGACCATTCATACACTTGAAACCAACAAATTCCCCCTTGCATTCGACGCATTCCTGAATATGCTTGGTGTGAAGAGACCAAGCATACTAATCCCATCGATGTTAATGATATAGCCAAAGCTTGCCTCCAATGACCAGAAACAATCCAATACCACATAAATAAAGTAAACCATAAAGCCTGTTCTCGATAAGAAAGCATGCAAGGCGAAAAACTCATCCCATACATTCTGATGTATACAACTCGTAACAGAAAATGATACCACCAATGTCTCACTAACAAACCGTTTTTATTCCTTTTAGAAACCTTATTGAAGGACCATTCCACAGCCCAAGATAACAAGAAACAACCATAAACCAACAGAAAATCAAAGAAAAAACAAGTACAAATGCTCAAAGAGCTTATTGAAACTGTAAAAAAAAACATAAACCATAACATGCCCACGTAACTTCTCTATCATGACGCTTTGATTCATGGATCTTTTGCTTGCTTTGCAGGATCATGTCTTGGACCTGATGTGCCCTTTTCCTCTCCCTGCTTAGAGTAATCACCATGACGAATGCCTGGTTTGGCTACCGTGCGTTTGGCCGCCACCAGCTGAGCCATCTTCAACTTGTTGGAAGCTGCTGCACCCAGAGACGGCTTAACCGCCTTTTTACGTGTGCTCTGCCTCTTCTCCACCTCCCCAGTAACCCGGTATTTCCCTTCCATATCCTCCATATGCTTCTTTTCCTCGAGATCCCCAGTCGCAACCTCCTGCATTCTTACATCTTCCTTATCTCTTCCTCAAAAATTACGTGAGATTCAGCCCACAAACTCTCCTGATTCCCGATACTAGCATTACCAATATGATGTTCTTCCAATCCCGTACCCACATCAGATTCTAAATTATTCCCTTCCACTAAACCCAAATCCATATTTTCCAAGTCTGGCTCTTGTTCTCCACCAGAAGGATTCGATATTACCTTAGATAATTCTCCTTGTGTCTCCATTACCTCAACAAGGAAAGCTTGAGAAGGTTGTGCCTGATCATGTACCTTCTCCACCTTATGGTTTGGCCGCTCCATCTCTTTCTCTTTGATCTCGCCTTCTTCCTTCCCTTCCGTTCGAGCCTCACTGCGAGCTGCTCTTTCACCTCTCGGGCCTGTAGGAACTCTTGCGCGTTCATCTTGATAATGAGTCCTTGTCTGCTCCCTTCTGGAGTTCCTATGACGAGAACTTTCCTCCTCTCCACAGTGACCACTCCGATGGTTTCTGTTATTGTAAGATTTATGCTCCCTATCTGCAGCCCTGGCCCACTTTGAGTCTGTTTCCTCAAACATTTTTTCTTTGCCTTTCCCCTGGTGCTCACGTTTCTCTCTTCCCCTATCTTGTTGCCCTCCATTTCCGTTAATCACCACACCTTTGTAACTTCGAGCCCGATCATCAAAACCTGCTTCGGGTTCATCCCTTATCTCCATCGTCTTGTCAGAGTTGTTTGAGTTCAGCGGGCACTTCTCCATCTTGTGGCAAATGCTGAGGCATGTTTTACAAAAACCAAACAGTTTTTCGTACCGCAAAGAGACTGGAGCTTCTTCTTCTTCATAGTACTCTCCTGCCTTAAAGTCAACTGTCGTCTCAAACGTCAGCTCCTTGTACCCATCGACCGCCACTTGCACTCGACCATAATCCAAATCAACTGCTTTTGTTACAACAATTGCATCGCCAATGCTCCGGAAAGTAGGAGACTCCCAAAACTCCAAAGGCACTCCCAAAACCTTAATCCAGAAATTGATCTCCGAGGGGTAGTTTTTGGACTTCTTTGGTTGCCAACGAACCAGAGAAATCATCCAATAGTCGAAATGACATGGTTGCATCTTCAGCACCGTTTCGATGTCTTCCTCGGCATCAAAGTCAAACTGAAGCCTCCCAAGCCCCAAATCAGTACCCATAACTTTTTCTTCCAAATTCCAAATTTTAGGAAGCGTCACCACCAGAAACTTGACATTCTGCTCCTCCGGGTTCATGCATCTTCCAATTAATGTTTTGGAATAGCCCTTGATGAGATCCGAGTTGTTGAAGTGAGGGACCGATATCTTCAATCGCTTACGAGCCCCTTCGCCATTTTTCATCTCTCCAGAACTTCCAATGAGCTGACAAACGAACGACTGAGAAAGAAGAATTCGTATGTATGAAAACTTTCAAATGTGATGTAGAAAAAGCAGAAACCAAGGCCCTTTTTATAGTAGTCTCCAAGATTCTTTTTTTCCTGCCAAAGATCTATCCCATTTATACCACATCTTCCATAATCAACATTATCAATTGAAATTCGAGAATCAAATAA
Proteins encoded in this window:
- the LOC106336643 gene encoding uncharacterized protein LOC106336643; the encoded protein is MKNGEGARKRLKISVPHFNNSDLIKGYSKTLIGRCMNPEEQNVKFLVVTLPKIWNLEEKVMGTDLGLGRLQFDFDAEEDIETVLKMQPCHFDYWMISLVRWQPKKSKNYPSEINFWIKVLGVPLEFWESPTFRSIGDAIVVTKAVDLDYGRVQVAVDGYKELTFETTVDFKAGEYYEEEEAPVSLRYEKLFGFCKTCLSICHKMEKCPLNSNNSDKTMEIRDEPEAGFDDRARSYKGVVINGNGGQQDRGREKREHQGKGKEKMFEETDSKWARAADREHKSYNNRNHRSGHCGEEESSRHRNSRREQTRTHYQDERARVPTGPRGERAARSEARTEGKEEGEIKEKEMERPNHKVEKVHDQAQPSQAFLVEVMETQGELSKVISNPSGGEQEPDLENMDLGLVEGNNLESDVGTGLEEHHIGNASIGNQESLWAESHVIFEEEIRKM